From Anopheles funestus chromosome 3RL, idAnoFuneDA-416_04, whole genome shotgun sequence, a single genomic window includes:
- the LOC125770312 gene encoding probable isoaspartyl peptidase/L-asparaginase GA20639, whose translation MNSSWKLLFLAGLLINIQHSLCAVEPVLIVHGGAGTVSDDRVPGKLRGVQLAAKVGYQVLARNGSVLEAVEQAVRIMEADRFFNAGYGSVLNVEGDVEMDASIMDGASKAIGSLSGVRDLLHPITLARAVMEHSGHNFLIGEGLRSFALDRGFAFLDPPGQLVTQYAKDVLDDWKASDQSYRSGEGGTVGAVAIDANGNIAAATSTGGVTGKRVGRVGDTPIIGSGTYADNRLGGVSLTGDGDIIMKVCIAYDVLRTAELTGRAIQPVADELLDAMSASLGGTAGLVGVDSEGNVVVAHSSQHMSWAYQRGDTIAYGISKEDFNILPATDSQFISFVEDHDFEMEGGH comes from the exons ATGAATTCCTCTTGGAAACTGTTGTTTCTAGCTGGATTGTTGATAAACATTCAG caCTCTTTGTGCGCCGTAGAACCAGTTCTCATCGTACACGGTGGTGCGGGAACTGTTTCCGACGATCGCGTACCCGGCAAGCTGCGTGGTGTCCAACTAGCGGCTAAAGTTGGATACCAAGTGCTCGCTCGCAATGGATCGGTGCTGGAAGCGGTTGAGCAAGCGGTCCGTATTATGGAGGCGGATCGCTTCTTTAACGCCGGCTACGGTTCGGTACTCAACGTCGAGGGTGACGTCGAGATGGATGCCAGCATTATGGACGGTGCAAGCAAAGCGATAGGAAGCTTAAGTGGTGTACGCGATCTGCTACATCCAATCACATTAGCTCGTGCCGTCATGGAACATTCGGGGCACAATTTTCTCATCGGCGAAGGACTGCGCTCATTCGCGCTCGATCGAGGCTTTGCATTTTTGGACCCTCCGGGTCAGCTGGTCACCCAGTACGCTAAGGATGTGCTTGATGATTGGAAAGCTTCCGATCAGAGTTACCGATCGGGTGAGGGTGGCACGGTTGGTGCAGTGGCAATCGACGCTAACGGTAACATTGCGGCAGCGACATCAACGGGCGGTGTAACGGGTAAGCGAGTCGGACGCGTCGGAGACACACCTATCATTGGCTCCGGGACGTACGCCGATAACAGATTGGGCGGTGTGTCACTGACGGGCGATGGAGATATCATCATGAAGGTATGCATTGCGTACGATGTGCTGCGAACCGCTGAGCTAACTGGGCGCGCGATACAACCGGTCGCTGATGAGCTGCTCGATGCGATGAGTGCATCGTTGGGCGGTACGGCCGGGTTGGTGGGTGTCGATAGTGAGGGCAATGTGGTGGTAGCACACAGCTCGCAGCATATGTCGTGGGCTTATCAAAGGGGCGATACAATTGCCTACGGTATTAGTAAGGAAGATTTTAACATACTGCCTGCAACTGACAGCCaattcatttcttttgtgGAAGATCACGATTTCGAGATGGAAGGTGGACACTGA